A genome region from Nymphalis io chromosome Z, ilAglIoxx1.1, whole genome shotgun sequence includes the following:
- the LOC126780712 gene encoding ephrin type-B receptor 1-B: MMWFCAAVAAAVIAALNVHGEQVMLLDTTTESNLGWTRYPYGPQANTPGWTEESYTNFEKLINWRSYVVCDVAHHNVNNWLWTPFIERRNANRIYIEIKFTIRDCSLFPGNALSCKETFSLLYYEFDVATREQPPWEPESYKLVGRIAAGEGRFNTNSEVNINTEVKSIAVTKRGVYIAFRDQGACISILAVKVYYITCPEVTINFAKFPATPTGREVTVIEQANGTCVENAETASGEASPVYLCKGDGKWTLPSGSCKCRAGYEPDHNNQICIECSPGKFKSHTGDEPCIPCPDYSETTAYASAECKCVPGFYRAKKDLKNIPCTQPPSAPDNLTVTFADQFSISLAWQPPHKTGGRTDVTYKVHCLNCGPNVEYRPSASGLNSTRVTIMGLDPVTEYKFQVFALNGVTDLTGEPAKKIEITAVTEASVVSVITKLRVVSVENDKLALAWNPPPIDLTDPDDAIESYEVKCFPKDNLEKSANATVKITKEPHVIITGLKRDTEYGIRVRAKMKRGWGELSGIVYARTGSVLETSFVGEEEGAQVRLVAGVMVAVVVLSVVAIIATVLFLRSRADDECDKKQPSDCNALNYRNGEVYTGPDRPAKTSSNATTPLFAGTGSRTYIDPHTYEDPNQAVREFAREIDASCITIEAIIGGGEFGDVCRGKLKLPASCGQEIDVAIKTLKPGSTERARRDFLAEASIMGQFEHPNVIFLQGVVTKCNPIMIITEFMENGSLDTFLRANDGKFRVLQLVGMLRGIATGMQYLSEMNYIHRDLAARNVLVNSQLVCKIADFGLSREIESAADGAYTTRGGKIPVRWTAPEAIAFRKFTSASDVWSMGIVCWEVMSFGERPYWNWSNQDVIKSIEKGYRLPAPMDCPEAVYQLMLDCWQKERTHRPTFASIVKTLDKLIRCPDTLRKIAQNRSADPLAGDTPDLIQFSSVEEWLECIKMSRYIEKFRAAGISDMNAVVDLTVHQLASLGVTLVGHQKKIMNSVQSMRAQIRVSGPYGFLV, from the coding sequence ATGATGTGGTTTTGCGCAGCGGTGGCGGCCGCGGTGATAGCCGCCTTGAATGTACACGGGGAACAAGTTATGCTTCTTGACACAACAACAGAATCGAATCTCGGATGGACACGTTATCCTTATGGCCCACAAGCAAATACGCCTGGTTGGACGGAAGAATCTTATACTAATTTCGAGAAACTAATAAATTGGCGATCTTACGTGGTGTGTGATGTTGCACAccataatgttaataattggtTATGGACACCATTTATAGAGCGAAGAAATGCAAATCGAATTTATATTGAGATTAAATTTACCATTAGAGACTGTTCACTTTTCCCAGGCAATGCACTAAGTTGTAAGGAGACATTCAGTTTGCTATACTATGAGTTTGATGTTGCTACAAGAGAACAACCACCATGGGAGCCAGAAAGCTATAAATTAGTTGGCCGAATTGCAGCTGGAGAAGGGAGATTTAACACAAATTCAGAAGTTAACATTAATACTGAGGTAAAAAGTATAGCAGTGACAAAACGCGGTGTTTATATTGCATTTAGAGACCAAGGAGCTTGTATTTCGATTTTAGCAGTGAAAGTTTATTACATAACTTGTCCAGAAGTAACAATCAACTTTGCGAAATTCCCTGCTACTCCTACAGGGCGTGAAGTAACAGTAATAGAACAAGCCAATGGAACTTGTGTTGAGAATGCTGAAACAGCATCAGGTGAGGCATCTCcagtatatttatgtaaaggtGATGGTAAATGGACCCTGCCAAGTGGTTCTTGCAAATGTCGAGCTGGTTATGAACCTGATCATAATAATCAAATCTGTATTGAATGCTCTCCTGGTAAATTTAAATCTCATACTGGAGATGAACCTTGCATACCATGTCCTGATTATTCAGAGACTACAGCATATGCATCAGCAGAATGTAAATGTGTTCCTGGGTTTTATAGAGCCAAAAAAGATCTCAAAAATATACCTTGTACCCAGCCACCTTCAGCACCCGATAATTTAACTGTAACATTTGCTGATCAATTTTCAATATCACTTGCATGGCAACCTCCCCATAAAACCGGTGGCCGTACTGATGTGACATACAAAGTTCATTGCTTAAATTGTGGCCCTAATGTTGAATATAGACCTTCTGCTTCTGGCCTAAATTCAACCAGAGTAACCATAATGGGGTTAGATCCAGTAACAGAATATAAATTTcaagtttttgctttaaatggTGTTACTGACTTGACCGGTGAACCAGCCAAGAAAATAGAAATAACAGCGGTCACTGAAGCCTCCGTTGTCAGTGTCATTACTAAGTTAAGAGTTGTAAGTGTAGAAAATGACAAACTGGCACTTGCCTGGAATCCACCACCAATAGACTTAACAGATCCAGATGATGCCATAGAAAGTTATGAAGTGAAATGTTTCCCAAAAGATAATCTGGAAAAGAGTGCTAATGCAACAGTCAAAATTACTAAAGAACCTCATGTTATTATTACTGGTTTAAAGAGGGATACAGAGTATGGTATTAGAGTGAGAGCTAAGATGAAAAGAGGCTGGGGAGAATTGAGTGGAATTGTTTATGCCAGAACGGGATCTGTGCTTGAAACATCATTTGTTGGTGAGGAAGAAGGAGCACAAGTACGATTAGTAGCAGGTGTAATGGTAGCAGTTGTTGTGCTCTCAGTAGTTGCAATTATTGCTACTGTTTTGTTTTTGCGGTCACGAGCAGATGATGAATGTGATAAAAAACAACCAAGTGATTGTAATGCATTAAATTATCGTAATGGGGAAGTTTACACTGGTCCAGACAGACCTGCAAAAACAAGTAGCAATGCTACCACACCTCTTTTTGCAGGAACAGGTTCCAGGACGTACATAGATCCACATACCTATGAAGATCCTAATCAAGCTGTACGAGAGTTTGCACGTGAAATTGATGCATCTTGCATAACAATAGAGGCAATTATTGGTGGTGGAGAATTTGGAGACGTTTGCAGGGGAAAACTTAAATTGCCTGCTAGTTGTGGTCAAGAAATTGATGTGGCTATTAAAACACTCAAACCTGGATCTACTGAGAGAGCAAGAAGAGACTTCCTTGCAGAGGCGTCTATAATGGGACAATTTGAGCATCCTAATGTCATATTTCTACAAGGGGTTGTAACAAAATGCAATCCAATTATGATTATAACAGAATTTATGGAAAATGGTTCTTTGGATACTTTTCTACGTGCTAACGACGGCAAGTTTCGTGTTTTGCAGTTAGTAGGTATGTTACGTGGTATTGCCACTGGAATGCAATATTTATCagaaatgaattatattcacCGTGATCTAGCTGCAAGAAATGTTCTTGTAAATTCACAACTTGTATGTAAAATTGCCGATTTCGGTTTATCACGTGAAATCGAATCAGCTGCAGATGGTGCTTATACCACACGTGGAGGAAAAATACCAGTACGCTGGACAGCTCCTGAAGCAATTGCATTCAGGAAGTTCACTTCAGCAAGTGATGTATGGTCTATGGGTATTGTTTGTTGGGAGGTTATGAGTTTTGGTGAACGTCCATATTGGAACTGGAGCAATCAGGATGTCATTAAATCTATAGAAAAAGGATATCGACTACCAGCGCCAATGGATTGTCCAGAAGCAGTTTACCAGTTAATGTTAGATTGCTGGCAAAAAGAACGTACCCATCGACCTACTTTTGCGAGCATAGTAAAAACACTAGATAAGCTTATTCGTTGTCCCGACACTTTAAGAAAGATAGCTCAAAATCGTTCTGCCGATCCACTTGCAGGTGATACACCTGATTTGATTCAATTTTCTTCAGTTGAAGAATGGTTGGAGTGCATCAAAATGTCTCGTTACATTGAAAAATTCAGAGCAGCCGGTATATCGGATATGAACGCCGTCGTTGACCTTACAGTTCACCAGCTAGCTTCATTAGGAGTGACTCTAGTTGGACATCAAAAGAAAATTATGAACAGTGTTCAAAGTATGCGTGCTCAAATACGCGTTAGTGGCCCATATGGTTTTCTTGTTTAA
- the LOC126780752 gene encoding rhythmically expressed gene 2 protein-like, translating into MLQLHTYMVIKISEGSEELIKLLKQSDITIGVISNFDPRLHEILFNLNLNKYFEFIITSYEAGISKPDKKIFQIAQGICKKYIDSSQCLHIGDDITNDYHGAKEAGWHALLVTNKLKHLESQVLDKTFLNLKELCDKMEKNEISL; encoded by the exons ATGCTGCAGTTGCACACTTATATGGTTATAAAG ATATCAGAAGGAAGcgaagaattaataaaattattaaaacagtcTGATATTACAATTGGAGTAATATCAAATTTTGATCCACGTCTTCATGAAATACTTTTCAACCTTAATTTGAATaagtattttgaatttataataacttcATATGAGGCTGGAATTAGTAAgccagataaaaaaatatttcaaattgctCAAGgaatatgtaagaaatatattgacTCATCGCAATGCCTTCATATTGGAGATGATATTACTAATGATTACCATGGTGCTAAAGAAGCTGGATGGCATGCTTTACTTGTAACAAATAAGCTTAAACATCTAGAATCACAAGTATtggacaaaacatttttaaatttaaaagagttGTGTGACAAAAtggaaaaaaatgaaattagtttatga
- the LOC126780762 gene encoding selenoprotein K-like — protein sequence MVYVKKDGSVVEHNPFSVFGWFWGIVNFFYLLFQTLINPSYNKHGDKYVRDFRPPGSGPPKPPSRKFGGFGPSGSGPSPPPMAGGGCGCG from the exons Atggtttatgtaaaaaaag atggtTCTGTGGTGGAGCATAATCCATTTAGTGTTTTTGGATGGTTTTGGGGCATTGTGAACTTTTTTTACTTGCT attccAGACTCTCATTAATCCCAGCTACAACAAACATGGTGACAAGTATGTGAGAGATTTTCGCCCACCTGGTAGTGG ACCTCCAAAACCTCCATCGAGAAAGTTTGGTGGTTTCGGGCCGTCTGGCTCTGGACCTTCCCCACCACCCATGGCTGGTGGTGGCTGTGGTTGCGGTTGA